The following coding sequences lie in one Duffyella gerundensis genomic window:
- a CDS encoding pyridoxamine 5'-phosphate oxidase family protein, whose protein sequence is MTPIQDIDLSAWQTLAEAVSQPDNPFRYLSLSSVDADGQAQARTLVLRRATQATRQLEFHTDIRSAKWQELAVNPRVTVLGYGHQSRLQLRLQGNAQRYDADSELASRVWHSLPAHTQSTYTGGPPGDARDISTDQPAESADNSAGKARFGVIIVQVTLLDWYQLQRGNNQRALLPYSITGELDAARWVNP, encoded by the coding sequence ATGACCCCCATCCAGGATATTGACCTCTCGGCCTGGCAGACGCTGGCAGAGGCCGTGAGCCAGCCTGACAATCCGTTTCGCTATTTGAGCCTCAGTTCGGTTGACGCCGATGGTCAGGCGCAGGCCCGAACGCTGGTGCTGCGCCGGGCCACACAGGCGACGCGGCAGCTGGAGTTTCATACCGATATTCGCAGCGCAAAATGGCAGGAACTTGCTGTAAACCCGCGCGTCACGGTATTGGGATACGGCCATCAATCGCGGCTACAGCTGCGCCTGCAGGGCAACGCGCAGCGCTATGATGCCGACAGCGAGCTGGCCAGCCGCGTCTGGCATTCGCTGCCTGCACACACGCAATCCACCTATACCGGCGGACCGCCGGGCGATGCGCGTGATATCAGCACCGATCAACCGGCAGAGTCTGCTGATAACAGCGCGGGTAAAGCGCGTTTCGGCGTAATTATCGTGCAGGTTACTCTGCTCGACTGGTATCAACTGCAGCGCGGCAACAATCAGCGTGCCCTGCTGCCTTACAGCATCACTGGCGAACTGGACGCCGCACGCTGGGTAAATCCGTAA